The Sparus aurata chromosome 15, fSpaAur1.1, whole genome shotgun sequence genomic interval CTTAATATTTTAGGTATTagcccctctcctctcctcttttactctccttcacttcctcctctcctcgtctgtccaccctcctcgtctctctctctctctcccccctcgtCCTCTCCTCACCCCCTTCGAGTCAGTAATAATCGCCcattgtgattggttggttcTTCGTTGGTCGGTGCAGTCAGCCACCCAGCGCTCACTCCCGCCTCTGCCTCGTCTGTGCATGTCTTGTGTCATGTTGATGTAAGTGTTCTCCGTGTCGTGCTAACGTGTGAACAACATACATGTAGCCTGGTATCATTTGTGTGAAATCAGTAAATATGTACCTCAGATACCgagttgaaataaaaacatcatcGCTCCAGATATCTGACTGCTTCCTGGAgtattattgatgcatttaGTACTTTGTCGTCATCATCACAGCCTGCTCGTTGTTGCATTAAACAGAGAGTTTGGAGGCACTAGACACGAGGGATGATGGTGACTGATTGCAGATCTTGTTACAAATTACAAATACTTCCTtatcaaatatatcaaaatacaaaataccaGTCTGAGAAAATCTACTTTTATGAAAATACAAGCATTTATAACTATAAAGATACAGTATACAAAGTGAGACTTATACATTTTAGTCACGTAGTTTGTGTTGGATTTTGATGCCAGCCGTTGAATAGCAACAAACAAGGGCTCTCTTCAATAAAATTAAGTAATTATTTGTCTTATTTAGTTGATAATTTAAGATATTTGGTGTTGAATTGAGATGTTCTTTAATTCCTGATGTATCCTGCTCTGGTTTTGTATCAGGCATAAATCAAGTCAGTgattaaaacagttttctaattTAAATGTCTAAAGTATTAAAGAACTGACTTAAAATGTCCATTCCTTCCATAAACTCTGATAACTAACATGTGATTGCTTTTGTGTGGAGTGCATGTGAGTGCAATTCCCCATCTTTGGTTTAAATATTCATTGTAAACTGCCTTTTTTTAGGCTGCGTAGGTCTGAGAAAATGTCATGGCAAGCTCAGGTTTGTTCTACAACCACAAGAGGGGGCTTTTTCATATTATAAACAAAGTTGAATAACAGTGTTAGAGATGCACTGATGCCCATTATTGAAAATTACAGTGGTCTAATTGCATAAACAATAATGAAGCACTATCATTTCCTGTACATCAGCAAACACATGAGCCAAAAATAGAATTGCTACTGTAGGTTTGTGACAATTAAATAACTGGGTAATACATAATGTGCCAGGGTGTAAAAGTTTGTCTCTCAACATGTCATTATTATCACACAACAGCtgatttaatcttttttttttatttgcatcaaCACCAAAACAATTCAAGCACTTAAAAagcttgaaaacaaaacactgagtAACATCTCATTTTCGCAGGTGTTACGTCGAAATATGTTCCCCCGTTCAAATAATGTCCCCGGAGCCGTTTCCTCGGTAGGTGGTGTCGTTCGTTAATGGGTACGTGGGTTTAAATTAGGTTGGGTTTCGTTTAAACatcgcaaaaaaaaataataataattaatttgatACACGGATCAATATTGGTTCGACGTTTGATCATGAAGAGACACCAATCGTCTGGGGAACAGATTTCCTCACAACACTTGAAGAATAATACCCACAATACATTTCGGCGGACGGACCTGTTGTATTCTGCGACACCAGTTTCCGGTTTGGTGCACGTTCGTGCCTTCCTCgcatttctctgtgtgttggaTTTTGTTTGAGTGTAAATATATTCACAACTGGTTGAGAGTCGGTCACAACATTTTcagtgaaggaggagagaacAACGAGCCGCAAAGATGCCGCGAATTATGATTAAAGGAGGCGTCTGGCGCAACACCGAGGTACGTGTTTACATGGCTAGCTGCGTTAGCATGTTGCTAACCACTATTAGGCGACCAGAGAGTCCGAGTTAGCATGAAGCTAGCTGCTCACTTAACGGGAATTAGCCCGCTTAACAAGTTTGGTTTGATTATTCTGCTGCCAGCAATGTCGACAGAGTAAAGTTACTGATTGTGTGAAGTtgtgtaaatatacatataGGTTGTTAGTAAATGTAGCTACGTTATTAGCAAGCATTTCTGCACAGACTTTGTAAATGTTAGCAAGTGTGCTAACGTTAAGTTAGACTAGTTAGACTGacagcagtgtgtttgtcttgtgtttACAGTGAAATACATCTGTTGTTGATCATAAGTGTCTTTGAACATTACGTCTGAACGCTGTGATCAGATCAAAGCTGTGGTAATGTAAtattaatgagtgtgttctgtttttctgtctgtgtcttttgTAATCTGCCAAATTATCCAGGATGAGATCCTCAAGGCAGCGGTGATGAAATATGGGAAAAACCAGTGGTCTCGTATCGCTTCCCTGCTTCACCGAAAGTCTGCCAAACAGTGCAAAGCCAGATGGTGAGTTTtaatacaaacatttgtgatttATATAGCAGTGACACTCTTGTAAAGGAGTCTAAGAACTTGTAGAAGTTGTCTTTAATAACAGTCCTGTACTCGGGGACACCTTCATTAAATTCCCAGAGGATGGAAATTTTGGGAAaggctgtgtttgttgtgtatcTTCTCTCAGTATCTATTTTCTGCCGCTGAACTGTGGTCTGTTGTTTCTGTCATCAGGTACGAGTGGTTGGACCCCAGCATCAAGAAAACAGAATGgtccagagaggaggaggagaagctgcttCATCTGGCCAAGCTGATGCCCACTCAGTGGAGGACCATTGCTCCTATCATAGGACGCACGGCTGCCCAGTGTCTGGAGCACTACGAATACCTGCTGTACGAATTTACAtgatttaaatcacatttataCACAACATGTGCTTTAATCGTTTGAATCTATTAAGTGTATTAATGCTTTTTGTTCACAATTAATGTGTATTCatttctgcgtgtgtgtttttagagACAAGGCAGCGCAAAGAGACAATGAGGAAGAAGTGGGAGACGACCCCAGAAAGTTAAAACCAGGAGAGATCGACCCTAATCCTGAAACTAAGCCAGCCAGACCCGACCCTGTGGACATGGACGAAGGTACAACAACACACTTACGAAACATTTGTTTGAACTTTATCCATCCCAAGGAACAGAACACACACTGGCCCTTGTAATATCAACAGTTGTGTAATTTCAAATAAAGTTAATCTAAGTTCTCTTTCATGTTTGTGGCTTTATGTTTTAACTGAAAAGCATCGTGCGCGTccacacaaaataaattaactctgtccgtctgtctcgcCATCTGTAGATGAGTTGGAGATGCTGTCAGAGGCCAGAGCTCGACTGGCCAACACCCAGGGCAAGAAAGCCAAGAGGAAGGCCAGAGAGAAACAGCTGGAGGAAGCCAGGTtagataaacacatttctttttttcccagaaatTGTATGGTAATTTTCCATCCTGATGTTCTTAGTTGAAACTTCTTGTGATGTGGAAGCCGATGAAACATAATCGAGCATCCTTCCCTTTGTGCTGCAGGCGGTTGGCGGCTCTGCAGAAGCGCAGAGAGCTGAGAGCGGCCGGAATCGATGttcagaagaagaggaagaagaagagaggcgtCGACTACAACGCTGAAATTCCCTTCGAAAAGAAACCCGCATCGGTAAACACTGTCACGTGTTTTGATCTAACAAGATGCACAAATCCCTGACAACACCTGGCCTCAGTGTAATTTATTAATTGTTAAATTGTGTTTACTTAAAGGGTTTCTATGACACCAGCATGGAGCAGTACGTCCCTCTGGAGCCAAACTTCAAACGACTCAGACAGCAGCACCTGGACGGAGAACTACGCAGGTCAGTGACATTAAACACTGTTTTCTACACACACGGATGGTACAGACAGTAAATGCACAAGAAAGATGTTACAGTTAAATAAACATAACCAATGGCATTACTTTCTTTGTtcataaatcttttttttgtttgcatgtAGTGAgcaagaggagagggagaggaagaaagacaaacagaagatcaagaagaagaaagagagcgACCTCCCTTCTGCCATCCTGCAGACCAGCGGAGTCGCTGAGTTCACCAAGAAACGTTCCAAACTGGTTTTACCTGCGCCACAGGTAACCATGACAACATCTGTACTAGTTTTAATAAACCCTCTTTTACCAGGTcatgttttaattaatatttgATTTAAACATCCGTCATAGATCAGTGATGCTGAGCTGGAGGAAGTCGTCAAACTGGGCGTCGCCAGCGAGGTCGCCCGTCAAGCTGCTGAGGAGAGCGAAAGTGGTAACTCGGCCTCCTCGGCCCTCCTGTCAGAGTACAGCGTCACCaacaccatggcaacggggctCCGGACCCCACGCACCCCAGCTGTTGAGGACAGGATACTGCAGGTAAGAGTCACACTGTAGTGAGCACTCTACAAACAAAGCTTTGACGAGTAAGAAGCTTTCTGGAAACTTAATTTACTACCTGTGTTTGTCCGTATTTCCAGGAAGCCCAGAACCTGATGGCTCTGACCAACATCGACACTCCTCTGAAGGGAGGCCTCAACACTCCGCTGCACGAGAGCGACTTCAGTGGAGTGACTCCTCAGCGGCAGCAGATACAAACACCCAACACTGTTCTCAGCACACCGTTCAGGTAACAGTGCTGTCACATGTTTACTGACTGAAACACTGTGGAGTTATAAGACAAAACACCTTACCAGCTATAAATGTTAACCATCATGTCATCTGTAACAGAACACCTGGACAAAGTCAGAGCCAGGATGGTATGACTCCTCAGTCTGGAGGAGGGATGACCCCACGCGGGGCCGTGACCCCGGGTGTGACCCCCATCCGCACGCCGCTGAGAGACAAACTGAATATTAACAGCGAGGAGCAGCTGGCTGACCCTGCATTCGCCAAACACATGGTGAATATTCAGCTCCcataaacatttctgttttctggTGCCACACATGTTGTATTCtgcaaatattttatattttattaaaaatgtttaataaaataTCAGCTGAATTGGGACTAATGAGGTTAACAGTATTAACTGACGTCTCTCTTTCCTCAACAACAGCAAAGAGAaagcctgcagcagctgaggcaGGGCCtgctgtcacttcctgttcccaAGAACGACTTTGAGATCGTTCTTCCCGAAAATGCAGAGAAAGAGCTCGAAGAAACAGAGACGGAGACGGGATTCACAGAGGACGCAGCAGAAGTGCAGGCACGCAAGCAGGTAAGTCGGATAACTGGATTTACCCGAGTGCGTACACTCATCTAAAGCGACCTAGCCCAACTGTAACTTATAACA includes:
- the cdc5l gene encoding cell division cycle 5-like protein → MPRIMIKGGVWRNTEDEILKAAVMKYGKNQWSRIASLLHRKSAKQCKARWYEWLDPSIKKTEWSREEEEKLLHLAKLMPTQWRTIAPIIGRTAAQCLEHYEYLLDKAAQRDNEEEVGDDPRKLKPGEIDPNPETKPARPDPVDMDEDELEMLSEARARLANTQGKKAKRKAREKQLEEARRLAALQKRRELRAAGIDVQKKRKKKRGVDYNAEIPFEKKPASGFYDTSMEQYVPLEPNFKRLRQQHLDGELRSEQEERERKKDKQKIKKKKESDLPSAILQTSGVAEFTKKRSKLVLPAPQISDAELEEVVKLGVASEVARQAAEESESGNSASSALLSEYSVTNTMATGLRTPRTPAVEDRILQEAQNLMALTNIDTPLKGGLNTPLHESDFSGVTPQRQQIQTPNTVLSTPFRTPGQSQSQDGMTPQSGGGMTPRGAVTPGVTPIRTPLRDKLNINSEEQLADPAFAKHMQRESLQQLRQGLLSLPVPKNDFEIVLPENAEKELEETETETGFTEDAAEVQARKQAVRDAEREKELKLRHTSVQRDLPRPTEVNESVLRPTSMEPLSDLQLAEELIKQEMITMLHYDCLHHPSASAASALQRGKGRGPASTSNNASHIAYLESHSYKPVSTEEMEQAKAVLAGEMEVVKGGMGHGDLSMEAYSQVWEECYGQVLYLPAQNRYTRANLASKKDRIESLEKKLDVNRGHMTAEARKAAKLEKKLKILLGGFQSRALGLLKQHGELWEQVEQSATELQTFDQLKKQEDTAIPRRQEALREDVERQMERERELQQRYGELLMEREALINSAQKY